Genomic segment of Gemmatimonadaceae bacterium:
GCCACGGCGGCCACCGCCGACACCAGCGCCGCACCAATTGCCCAGGCTGCCACCGCCGATGCGGCCCCCGAGTGTCCGCCGGTTGACAAGGCGCTGGCCGATCGCGGGCGCGCCGTATTCAGCGGCACGGGCAACTGCTTTGCCTGCCACGCCCCGAATGCGCAGGGCACGGCGCTCGCACCCAACCTCACCGACGCGACGTGGCTCAACATCGATGGCTCGTATGCGTCGATTGCCGAGTTGGTGCGCACGGGAGTCCCGAAGCCCAAGCAGCACCCGGCGCCGATGCCTCCGCTGGGTGGCGCGTCGCTGAGCGCGCCGCAGGTCTGCGCCGTCGCGGCGTACGTCTACTCGATCAGCCACCGCTGAGCCAGGCTGGTACCGCTCGCCGCCATTTGCTTGCGGTCGTGCTCGGCGCTAGCATCGGGATCGCCGTGACTCGCGGGGGAGGCTGACCCGCGCATCATGGCGGTCTCTCGTAATCCCGGCCTGCATGCCTGACAAGCCGCTCGTCAACAAATGGGTAGTCGCCGCCACGGTCATGACCGGCACCATCATGGCCGTGCTCGATTCGAGCATCGTCAACGTCGCGCTCCCCGACATGCGCGGCACGCTCGGCGCCACGGTGGACGAGATCACCTGGGTCGTCACGGGCTACATCCTGGCCAACGTCATCATCATGCCGATCACCGGCATGTTGAGTTCGCGGTTCGGCCGCAAGAACTTCTACATGGCCAGCGTCGCCGCCTTCACGCTCGCCTCCATGGCCTGCGGCGTCTCCACCACGCTCGGCGCCATCGTCGTCTGGCGCGTCATCCAGGGCATCGGTGGCGGCGTGCTGGTCACGGTGTCACAGGCCATCCTTCGCGAGACGTTCCCCGCCGAGGAACAGGGGCTCGCCATGGGCATCTACGGCATGGGCGTCGTGCTCGCCCCCGCCTTCGGCCCCACCCTCGGCGGCTGGATCACCGACCAGTACTCCTGGCCCTGGGTGTTCTTCATCAACGTTCCCATCGGCGCGCTCAACCTGATCCTCGTGGCCCGCTTCATCGAGGATCCGTCATATCTCGTGCGCGCCAAAGGCCGCATCGACTGGACGGGACTCGGCCTGCTCATGGTGGGGCTGGGCGCGCTGCAACTGATGCTCGAGAACGGCGAGAAGGACAACTGGTTCGACTCCACCTTCATCACCCGGCTCGCCGTAACCGCGGCGATCGGCCTCGCATTCTTCGTCTGGCGCGAACTCACCACCGACGGCCCGGCCGTGGACCTCCGGCTGTTCAAGAACGGCGCCTTCACGTCGGCCACCGCCATCGGCGGCATCCTCGGGCTCGGCCTCTACGCCGCACTGTTCCTGCTCCCGATCTTCCTGCAGGGGCTGCTCGGCTACAGCGCCATGGACTCGGGACTCGTGCTCTTGCCACGCGGATTGGCCATGGGCGTATTGATGCCCTTGGCCGGTCGCGCGTACAACAAGGTCGGCCCGCGCATGCTGGTGGGCGCCGGACTCTTGGTGAGCGCGTACTCGTTCTACGCCCTCTCGCATCTCACCAGCGCAGTCGGGTTCTGGGACCTGTTCTGGCCGCAGCTCTGGCAGGGCATCGGGTTCGGTCTGATCTTCGTGGCCCTCAGCACCGCGGCGCTCGCCACCGTGGAGCGCGCCAACATGACCGCAGCCGCCGGACTGTACAACGTGGTGCGCCAGGTGTTCGGCAGCGTGGGCGTGGCCCTCGCGGCCACGCAGCTCACCAGCGGCACCTCGCGCTACCACGACATCCTGGTGCAGAAGCTCACCGTCACCAACCCCGTCACGCAGTCGTGGTTGCAGATGGTCATCGGCGGCATGCGCGCCAAGGGGTCCGACGCCTTCACGGCCACCAGACAGGCGCTGGCGCTGCTCGACGGCACGGTGATGCAGCAGGCGGCGGTGTTGGCCTACAACCACGTCTTCGTGCTGATCGCGGCGCTGTTCGTGATCTGCCTGCCGTTGGTGTACTTCCTGCGCGGGGTGGAGCATGCGGTCGGGATGGCGGAGTTTGTTGGCGAATGAGGGTAGGACGGTAGGACGGTAGGGCAGGAGACGGCGCTGCCGCCGATGAGCAAAACGCCCTACCGAGCACGCCGGAAAGTCCCTACCCGCATTGCTGTGATCCGCCAATGGGTGCCGTTCCGGATTCCTCCTACGTTCCCAATTCAGGGCAACGAAGCCGCGACGGCCGAGGGCCGTCCATCCAGGAGGAAACCATGGTAGGCATGCTGACGCGCAATTGGGGGTGGGTGGCACTGCGAGGCGTGGTGGCAATCCTGTTCGGCCTGCTCACCTTCTTCAATCCCGGGATCACGATCGCGGTACTCGTGTTCTGGTTCGGTGCTTACGCCTTCGTGGATGGCGTTTTCATGGTCGTCTCGGCCATCACCAACCGCCACGGCCAGCCGCGTTGGGGCGCGTTGCTCGCCGGCGGATTGGTGGCCATGGCCGCCGGCGTCCTCACCTTCGTGATGCCTGGGATCACCACGATGGCATTGCTCATGCTGATCGGCGCTTGGGCCATAGTCACCGGCTTCGCCGAGATGGTGGCGGCCATCCGGCTGCGCCAG
This window contains:
- a CDS encoding c-type cytochrome, which codes for MRPVSIVLAAMAVTAVGCSRPAAGGAGTPSGDARSGPSVMESGMGSSPAMMSAATAATADTSAAPIAQAATADAAPECPPVDKALADRGRAVFSGTGNCFACHAPNAQGTALAPNLTDATWLNIDGSYASIAELVRTGVPKPKQHPAPMPPLGGASLSAPQVCAVAAYVYSISHR
- a CDS encoding DHA2 family efflux MFS transporter permease subunit, encoding MPDKPLVNKWVVAATVMTGTIMAVLDSSIVNVALPDMRGTLGATVDEITWVVTGYILANVIIMPITGMLSSRFGRKNFYMASVAAFTLASMACGVSTTLGAIVVWRVIQGIGGGVLVTVSQAILRETFPAEEQGLAMGIYGMGVVLAPAFGPTLGGWITDQYSWPWVFFINVPIGALNLILVARFIEDPSYLVRAKGRIDWTGLGLLMVGLGALQLMLENGEKDNWFDSTFITRLAVTAAIGLAFFVWRELTTDGPAVDLRLFKNGAFTSATAIGGILGLGLYAALFLLPIFLQGLLGYSAMDSGLVLLPRGLAMGVLMPLAGRAYNKVGPRMLVGAGLLVSAYSFYALSHLTSAVGFWDLFWPQLWQGIGFGLIFVALSTAALATVERANMTAAAGLYNVVRQVFGSVGVALAATQLTSGTSRYHDILVQKLTVTNPVTQSWLQMVIGGMRAKGSDAFTATRQALALLDGTVMQQAAVLAYNHVFVLIAALFVICLPLVYFLRGVEHAVGMAEFVGE
- a CDS encoding HdeD family acid-resistance protein encodes the protein MVGMLTRNWGWVALRGVVAILFGLLTFFNPGITIAVLVFWFGAYAFVDGVFMVVSAITNRHGQPRWGALLAGGLVAMAAGVLTFVMPGITTMALLMLIGAWAIVTGFAEMVAAIRLRQEITGEWMFVLAGALAVAFGVVMFVAPGAGALAAVLWLGVYALISGILLVSLSFRLRSWGRMHPAM